The Microvirga thermotolerans sequence TGAGCCAAGTTGAACTCACTGCGGCGGTGGACCGGTGGCAGCGCCCGAGATAGCGGATGATCAGACGGATGGGCCAAATAAGCCCGCATGGGCGCATCGAGGTTTTTTACGAATTGCGTCCCGAGGTCGTCGAAGGCCAGCGGCAGCACCCTGGACACGTAATCATAGGCCGCTCCTGAGAGGCAGACCAATCCAGGCTGTGCCAGCTTCTCCATGCGGGCTGCAATGTTCACCCCATCGCCAAAGATATCACCGTTGCGGACCATGACCTCCCCAACGTGGATGCCGATCCGGAAGGTCACCCGGCGTTCCTCTGGGGTTTCCTCGTTTGCCGCAGCAATCCTTTCCTGAATGCCAACCGCACATTGGACCGCATCAACGACGCTCGGGAATTCGGCGAGAATGCTGTCGCCTGCAGTGTTGGCGGTGCGACCTCCATGTTGGGTGATTTGCCGATCCATGATCTCGCGGCGGGAGTCGAGCAGGGCCAGAGTTCCGGTCTCATCCGCATTCATGAGGCGCACGTAGCCTGCCACGTCAGCGTAGAAGATCGCTGCGAGGCGGCGATGCATGACTGATGCGCGCTTGTTCATCCTCGGGTAACGCCCTTCATGGACCAGCCCAGGCCCATGTCGTGTCGGTAACGCCTCCGCTCTACAGGATAATCGGCCAGTACTGAGTGTCGTTCCTGACAGACAGGCGACACCGGCGAAATTGCAAGACCGGCCTTCCCGATCTGGGTTCTCTCACCAGTGGTAGCGGATCGCCAGCGTGAAAATGGCGAGAATGCCAGCCATCAGGAGGAGTGAAATCAGCGCCTGGGAGAGCATTACATGAACCCTAAGATCACGGCCCCGCAGAACAGGAAGGCCAGAGCCGCAGCAAAGAGCGCTTCGTTCTCGTAAGAAATATAGGACCTAATTCTCTGAATCATGCTGTCCTCCTAAATTTATCGAAGTATACGCGCTTATTCTACCTAAGTATATGACCGTCTCGAAGCGTGAATTATTCGGCGGGATCGGAGAAAAATGGCAAGACACAGACGCAGTCCAAAAGAGGAAAAACGTAGAAAACCGATCACTATGATTTTCCAATCCCCTTGGTTGCCGCGTGGATCGTGTGTATAGCGGTCCAATTCGTAGGCTTGGAAATGAAGCCGCCGCCGTCCGGTGTTTTGAAGAGTGATGCGGGTCTCAGGGTGTAATAGAAACTTTCTTGATCACCTTGGGCTACGCCATGGGCGCGAACGGCAACCCTCCTCCGGTCCCCATGGCTAGAGTAGACTGCACTCTCTGATCAGAGTGACAGAGGAGGCGCTCATGGACAACGAGGTGGCGCAACTCGCCCGGCAGTTGCTGGACAGCGGCGTAACAAGGCTGTCCGAACGCGAGCAGCGGGTCATCCTGCATATCGCCAAGCGGTTG is a genomic window containing:
- a CDS encoding adenylate/guanylate cyclase domain-containing protein translates to MNKRASVMHRRLAAIFYADVAGYVRLMNADETGTLALLDSRREIMDRQITQHGGRTANTAGDSILAEFPSVVDAVQCAVGIQERIAAANEETPEERRVTFRIGIHVGEVMVRNGDIFGDGVNIAARMEKLAQPGLVCLSGAAYDYVSRVLPLAFDDLGTQFVKNLDAPMRAYLAHPSDHPLSRALPPVHRRSEFNLAQRFHTILNHALVEVTKPEGLTLVEPAVLASLHDAPNINEGRLAERIGIDLASAQRMVRHLELLGFVCRTPGKHGHELRLLSLTSAGLDLYTRLYPAILAVRDRVMAALSERERETLQDLLARVINANELKSNRRSD